In Neptuniibacter halophilus, the genomic stretch TCAACTTTGTCAGATTCAGCGCGCAGCAGGGTGCTGCATACGAGCAAACAGAAAATCAGTGTGATGCGGATCAGGTACAACATACCAAAACTCTCAGCCGGTTCCTGTAGGGATTATTACTTTAATTTAAACACAGATCAGTCAGTAGTTTAGACCAAAGCCCGCTGCAGATACCCTGTATTTCTCCTGTTACCCTACAAATATTAAGGAGAATCACCAGCCTTGCCCCGATGCCCTATTCCCGGGCCAGCAAGCGCAACGCCACACCGGCTGCAGCCGTGCGGTTTTCGACACCCAGTTTTGGGAATATCTGCTCCAGATGTTTGTTCACTGTCCGTGGGCTCATCTGCAGAATTTCTGCCACCTCCCGGTTAGTTTTTCCGTTAGCAATCCAGTGCAGCACTTCGGATTCACGCTCCGTCACAGCCAGTTTGGCGCATAACAGCTCTGCCCCCTGAAGCCGTTGCCCGTCAATCAGGCGCAACAGCAGCTCACCGTTATCCTGCAGCGCCAGCCGTTTCAGCTCCAGAGGGTATTCCAGCCCCGATAGCTTTAACACCGGAGCCGGATCTTCATCTTGCGGCGCAAACCAGGACTCAACCTGCCGGGGCAGATGCTGCTCCAGCCAGCGTCGGTCAATACCCGCCTTAGCCAGCAGAGCATAGGCCTGAGGTGTTCCCCAGATCACCTCTCCCGCTCGGCTGAGGGTTAACAGATACTGACCGCTGCTATCGAGTGCTGTCTGGGCACTGGCAGCCTGACGTGCGTTATTCAGATGAACCCGCATCCGCGCCAGCAACTCTGCAGGATTGATTGGCTTGGTAAGATAATCAACACCACCGGCTTCCAGCCCCTTTACCACATCCGCCGTATCCGTTAATCCGGTCATAAAGATGACCGGAATCGATGCCATCTCCGGATCATCTTTCAGTAACCGACAGGTTTCAAAACCATCCATATTCGGCATGATGGCATCCAGCAGAATAATATCCGGGCGAATTCTTTTAGAGATGGTCAGCGCCTGCCGCCCCTCCAACGCAACCAGTACATCCATACCCGCCTGTTCCAGCGCATCGTTGATCAGGCTGAGCGCATCGGGCGAATCATCGACAACCAGTACAATCTCGTTCGTCATCGCTGTATTCATACGCTACCTGCCTCGATATGTTGTGCCATGGTTTCAAATTGAAAATTCTCGCAAAGCTGATGCAATGCACGATGCGCCTGCTCACTGATCAGCCCTTCCTGCTCGATCTTATGCAGACTGGCCACCACCCCTTTCTGGTAGCCCATCTCCGCATAGGCTTTAAGCTCCAGCAATAAACGATGTTCGCCGGGCAACGGCTGTGGCTGTCGGGTTACCGCCTTACCCTGTTCAGTCAGTGCAGCCTTATGATCCGGCTGAGCATGGTAAACCCAGCTTAACTGGAGATACTCTGCCAACGTCTCCAGCAGAATCTGGTTACTGACCGGCTTAACCAGATACTCGTCATAAGCCACCTCGCGACCGCTTTGTTTACGATCCTCTTCAACGTTGGCGGAGAGCATAATCACCGGTTCACGAATCCCCTGCTGACGCAGTTCAGCCGCCAGTTCCAGTCCACTGATACCGGGCATGGAGATATCCAGCAGGAACAGATCAGGCCGGTTGTGCTCCAGCAGTGCAAGACAGCTCGCAGCATCATGGGCTTCCAGTGTGTTGAACCCCAGCGGCACCAGCAACTCAGACAGCAGCCCCCTCAATACCGGGTCATCATCCACCACACAAAGCGTTCGCTGATAGCCTTCATAACCGACTATCCGCTCAGCACTGACCTCTTCCGGCTGACTGGCACTGACCCAGGGCAACAGCACCGCTACCCGGAATTCACTGCCCTGGCCCGGCTCACTGTGTACCTGCAGGTCTCCCCCCATAATTTCAGTCAGCAGTTTGACGATGGTCAGCCCCAACCCGGTGCCCGGAAGGTTGGCACTGGCGCTGTTACGCACCCGTTCGAAAGGCTGGAAGATCCTCTCCATATACTGCGAATCAATCCCCGGTCCGGTATCACGAATCAGGAACTCAGCAACCTGATTCCGGTAACGCACCTCAAAATCGATCTGGCCTTCGGGGGTATATTTAACGGCATTAGAAAGCAGGTTGATCAGAATCTGACGCAGACGTTTTTCATCTGTGGCGATCAGATCCGGCAAAGGATCATGGATCTGCAATCTGAGATTCAGTCCCTTCTCCCGGGCCTGCATGCGGAACATCTGAGTCAACTGGTCGATCAGTTCAGGGAACGCCACCCGATTACGCAGCAGTTCCAGACGCCCTGCCTCAATCTTGGAGATATCCAGCAAGCCTTCGATCAGATCAGTCAGGTACTGGCCACTGCGATGGATAATCTGCAGCCCGCGTCGATGGTTATCCGGCATATCTTCACGATCGGACAACAACTGGGCATAACCCAGTATCGACTGTAATGGCGTGCGCAATTCATGGCTTATGCCTGTCAGATAACGACTTTTCGCTTCATTGGCCCGCTCGGCGAACTCTTTGGCCCGCTGTAATTCACGGTCAGTCTGTTCGTGGGCGTCAATCTCCCTGGTCAGCTTCAGACTCTGCCGGTTTGATTCCCGCTGAGCGGTTATGCGGCTTTCATGGGCCAGCAGAAACACCCAGATAATGACCCCGGAAACAATGAACAGTACGATGTAGATCGCCAGCAATGTGCTCTGTAACATCGCTACCTGCGCCTCATCTGCAGGTTCAACCCGACTGTAAATCAGCAGAAACAGCCCTGCGAGCAGCGCGTTCACCCCCACCACCAGACTGATAAACCGCCCCAGCCGGGAATAGATACCACGTACAAAATCCGGCTTAAGATAACGGTATAAACTTCTGAGCAGACGCTGGGATATACCGGTCTTAGGCTTGCATCGATCCAGACAACGAACATCCAGCGAGCAACACAGCGAGCAGATAGGACGCTGATAAGCCGGGCAGTAACTCATATCGGCCATTTCAAAAGCGTTCTCACACACCCCACAGGTGATCGGCTGGCCCGGCTGCTGCGGGTCTTCTACATAGAGTTCAAGATTGTCCGACTGACGCGCCCGGTAGTACCGCCCTCCCGTGAGCCAGGCAAGTGAAGGAACGCAGATCAGGCAACTGAGCAGGGTCACAAAGTGACACAGATGGCGCGCTTCCGCCCCGAACACCCCGAGATATGCCAGTATCCCAACCAGCGTTGAAATCAGCATCGATCCGGTACCCACCGGGTTGATGTCATACAGATGCGCCCGCTTGAATTCGATCTCTTTCGGACTCAACCCCAGCGGCTTGTTGATCAGCAGATCAGCCGACAGAGAACCGAGCCAGGCCAGCGCCAGTATCGCAAAACTACCGAGAATCGATTCCAGCACCTGATAGATACCCAGCTCCATCAGCAAGAGGGCGATCGAAACATTAAACACCAGCCACACCACCCGGCCGGGATGGCTGTGGGTGACACGGGAGAAGAAGTTAGACCAGGCGATGGAACCGGCATAAGCATTGGTTACGTTGATCTTCATCTGGCAGAAGATTACCATCACCGCCGCCAGAATCAGCGCCAGCATCGGCGAATCAGTCAGCAACAGAAAGACCCGTTGATACATATGCGTCGGGTCGGTCGCCTGCTCCATCGGCAAGAGCTGCGTATAGGCCAGATAAGCCAGAAACGAGCCAAGCAACATCTTGATCAGTCCGGGCACAACCCAGCCCGGGCCTGTAAGAATCAACCAGAACCACCACTGTTTGCGATTGTCTTTATTCTTTGGCGGCATAAAGCGCAGGTAATCTGCCTGCTCACCGATCTGAGCGACCAGTGCGATCAGTATAGAAACGGCCGCGCCAAACAGCGCCAGATCAAAACCGGCTCCCTGCGGCTTATCCGGTAAGGTGAATTCGGTCCAGCCGGAGAGATTCTGATACTCAAACAGCACCACCACAAGCAACGCCGCCAGTTGCAGGGAGAGCCAGATATACTGGGTTGCTACCTGAAACCGGCTGATCGCGGTAATTCCGTGGGTCACAATAGGGATCACCGCGAGCGCACAGAGGATATAACCCAGGAACAGCGGTATACCAAACAGCGCCTTGAGGGCACCGGCCAGAATCGCCGCCTCAATGGCAAAAAAGATAAAAGTAAAAGAGGCATAGATCAGCGAGGTAATCGTTGAACCCAGATAGCCAAAACCGGCTCCGCGGGTCAGCAGATCAATATCCAGCCCCTGCCGGGCACAGTAATACGCAATCGGGAAACCGGTAATAAACATCACCAGACACACCGCCAGCATCGCCCACAGGGTATTGCTGAAGCCATAGCTCAGGGTTACTGCCGCCGCCAACCCTTCAAGTGCAAGAAACGAGGTTGCACCCAGTGCGGTCATCCCCACCCGGCTGATACTCATATGCCGGCCACTGACCGCCGTAAAACGCAGCGCGTAATCTTCAAGCGTCTGGTTCGCCACCCAGCGGTTATAGCGCCGACGCTCTTTGAAAATTCGTTGGCTAGCACTCATCCGTTAACACCTGACCCCAAACCTTATGCACCAGAAAAAGGCACAAAGGAACCAAAGCAGTGCAACAGACAGGTGGTAGACTGACTAAAAAGCTGACTGAATCCGCGGCACGCCGTCCTCTGCGGTAAAACAGGTCACAGCAGACCTGTTATGCAGCCAAATAGTGCAGACTTTATGCCAGATTATCAGGATCGCTTCCGACAGGCGGCTCAGCGCAACGTAAATGATGCGTCTGGCTGAAGCACTGCCAGCTCCGGTTCAGATCTTCCGCCTCCGTCTGCACCCAACGTTGAAACTCACTCACTTTATGACGGAGGAAATAGGTTTCCGGAGCCACCAGATAGTAACGATAAGGCGATGGCCAGTAGACCGGGCACGCCGGCACCAGCAACCCACGTTCAACCTGATCCTGCGCCAGACTGAATCGGGTCGCGGCCACTCCCTGACCATTCAGCGCAGCATCGATCAGAATGGATGCATCCTTCATCTTCAGCGCCACCTGCTCCTCTCCGCCGAACAGGGCCCTGAACTGCGGATTGACCTCTGCCAGATCAGAGGAATCATCGATCAGCAGCGGCATCTCAGTCTGTAACATCTCGCCACTTTGCAGTCTTTGCAGTAAATGCGGGTGGCAGAGCGGAACAATATAATCCTCCGCCAGCAGGATTTGAGTCAGGCCATCATCCCGCCCCGGACTGAACCGGATCGCCAGATCCTGACTGTTGTCAGAAAAATCGTAAATCTGCATGGTCGTTGTCACATAACAGCTCAGGCCCGGCTGTGACTGCTGAAAACGCTGCAACCGGGGCACCAGCCAGCGCGCGGCGAATGAGGAGATGGTCGTGATTTTGAGCTGATCCGGGTTGGGATCATCCGACAGCCCGCGCACGCCCTCCTCTATTGCGCTGAAAGCGGTCTGCAGATAAGGCAGCAGTTGTCTGGCCGCCGCCGTCAGGCGAACCTCCCGGTTCAGCCGTTCAAATAACTGCACCCCCAGATCCGCTTCCAGCGCCCTGATCTGCTGACTGATCGCCGCCTGAGTGACATGCAGCCTCTGCGCAGCCAGCTTAAAACTGCCAAGCTCTGCCGCCTGCTGGAAAACACGTAAAGCCTTAAGTGAGGGTATGCGCAACATAGAGTTAACTTTTTCTTAACCGAAAGGAAATTTATATCGTTTGTCGGGCAAAGCCAACGAGACCATTATAGACCCACATCAACAGTAATGTGGAGCACAACCATGATCAACACAGCGTGCAGCGCTGGCCTTTGCCAGCAGAAAAGCAAAAGTTTTTATTTATCGAAAACCGTTCAGATACTGGGCGGAATTCAACAAAAAATCCAGCAATGGAAACACAACCACCACAGCCGCAAAGCACTGGCGCGGCTGGATCGAAGAGCCCTCAGCGATATCGGCCTCAGCCGCAGTGATGCGCTGACAGAAGCGCGAAAACCGTTTTGGAAACCATAAAAGACAGAGAGGGAGTTACCAATAACCCCCTCTCTCTTAATCAGACCATAAAGCTTCCCATGCGCCTGAAAACCCGGCTTTACTCCATCAACCCGGCCAGCATGCCTGCTGTGGAACTGGCGATGCGTTTTTTCCAGGTCGCCGCATGCGGGTGGTTGCAGAGACTTTCCTCCCAGGCACAGCCGGCCATAATCGCCTTATAAGCCAGCCAGCGAAAAGGCTCCGGCTCCCACCGACGCAGGTTGTGACGCTGCGGGTTCTGCTGCACCCAGGGCATTGTTGTCAGCTCGGTTTCACGTTGCAGAATCAGATCCGCTAAGGTTCGGGCAAACAGATTGGATGCCCCCACCCCTTCCCCGCCGTAACCGCCTGCCAGCGCCAGCCCGCTATCGCGATCAAACAATGCATGGGGCGCAAAACGGCGGGAGATACTCAGGGTGCCACCCCAACCGTGAGTGACGTTAACCCCCTCCAGTGCAGGGAAGATATCCCGCATCAGATTGGCACGGAGCTGAAACTCAGGGTCTTCAAGCGCAAAGCGACTCTGGGGTTTACCGCCAAACAGATAAGCGCCTCTGGCACCAAAAATTAAACGCCCGTCCGCCGTGCGCTGACCGTATGTGACCAGACGCCCGCCATCACTGAACGCCGGACGTGTTTCCAGACCTACTTCATCCCATTGCGCGGCACTGAGCGGTTCGGTGGCCACAATCAGGCTTTGTACCGGCAGCAGATACTGGCCCTTTGCCCCGGGTACACTGCGGGCATAACCTTCCAGTGCCGGCACGATAACCGGTGATCGCACCTGCCCCTTTCGTGTCTCAACAGATCCCTGCCTGATCGCAGTGACAGGCGTCTGCTCAAAGATCTTCACCCCCAGCCCTTCAACTACCCGGGCCAACCCCTTGACCAGTCTGGCCGGATTGATCGTTGCGCAGTAAGGCGAGTAGATTGCCCCCAGTGGATTACGCATCCTGACCAGTTCTTCCAGCTCAGTCTCATTCAGCCAGCGGAACTGGGTTTCGTCGTAACCCGCCTGATAGAGATGCTCAAGATGATGGCGCTGAAACTGAAGTTGTTCCGGATAACGGGCGGCGGCATAGACCACCCCACCACGCTGATAATCACAATCTATCTGCTCTTTGCTGATTATCCCGCAGACATGATCGACGATTCCCAGCAGCAATTGACGACACCGCGCTGCCGCCACAGGTGCCAACCCGGCGAGGTATTTTTCATGCCCGGCACAACTGCCGATCAGCCAGCCGCCATTGCGCCCGGAGGCACCGAAACCAACAGTTTCTGCTTCGAGAATAGCTATCGACAGATCAGGCGCATGCTGTTTCAGGTAGTAAGCTGTCCAGAGCCCGGTGTAACCCGCGCCGACAATAACCACATCCGCCTCAATATCATGCTCTAACGCTGGCCGATGCGGCTGTGCGTGGTTCAGCGTGGTGAACCAGTAACTGGTATCCTGATAACACTTCACTGGAATTCCTCTCGGTTCCGGCTGACGGTATGAACAGCCCTGAAGAGGATCATATAAAGCACTGCGAAGGTTTTTCTTACGTCCGGGACCGATCGAAAAACCGGATCAGGCAGAAACCTGTTTCAGGTAGGCCGACGGTGTGATGCCGGTGCGCTTTTTGAACGCTTTATAGAAAGTAGAAACCGAATTAAACCCCATGCTGAACGCCAGCTCGGTGACGCCCTTAGGCTCGGGCTGCTGCAACTGCAACAGAATCGCCTCAACCCGGGCACGGTTCAGATATTCGTAGAAACTGATCTCCAGTACATGGTTAAGGACATAGGAGATCTGGTTACGGGTATAACCGGTAGCCTCAGCCACCTGAGCCAGACTCAGATCCGGATCAAGGAAGGCCTGACTGCTGTCAAAGTAGGTTTGCAGATCGTCGGCAACCACGCCAAGACGGTTCTGATCCAGCCCGATCCGGCAGGCCATCGGATCAGCTTTATTGCCTGCCTGCGCTGTCCGGAGATGATTCAATGGGGTTGAGAATTCCCGTATCCGGTAGATCTTTTCATCCTTCACCTGAATGATCTCCACCCCGGCAAAGGATTTAAGCATCCCGGATTTGCGCTGCCGCATCACGATCTCCCATTGCAGAATTGCAGTGTCGCCATCCACCCGGATACGGTCCACCGGAGATAACACCTCCTCAGGCTGCGTCGGCAGGAACAGTGAAACGTAGTCAGCCATCGCTTCCGGCCCGATCTCCAGACCTTCAGAGACGTTATTGACGCGAATATCAGGATGATACAACGACAACACAGCGTTAAGATCCCCCGCCATCCAGCAACGACGGTAGGTCTGCATCAATTCACGGATCTTCTGTTCCTGCATCTTGGCTTCACCTTCAGATAAACAATCAGACCCTGACAGCAAGGATCAGGCCCGATTCTATAGTGAAGCTGAACAGCTCTGCCAGCACGCAGGCGCATTCGGTCAGCGATTTATGGGCCCGACAGGTTGCTGAAAGGTCGCCATCACCCAGTCACGGAACGCGGTTACTTTGGGTGTGAGGGGTTTGTTGGGCAACACCAGATAGTGCGCCCCGGCAGCTTCCACCTCAAACGAGTGCGCCTGCACCAGTTCACCGCGATCCAGTACCGGCTTCAGAATATGGTTGCGGGCCAGCAGGAAGCCGACGCCATGGCAGGCAGCATCGATCGCCGCCGCAGTGGTATCGCACTCCAGTACCGGTGTCGGCATCCAGTTGCTCAGATTTTGCCGGCGAAACCATTGCTGCCAGTTTTCCCGATCACCGATGACACTGATCAGCGGTAGCTGCATCAGTTTTAACGGATCGTCATTGAGCAGATTAGCCGCGACAAATTCAGGGCTGCCCACCACGATGTGTTTCTCCCAGGTCAGCCGCTCCACCTGCAATCCGCTGCAATCGCCAAACCCGTTACAGATCTCAATATCCGCTTCCGCCACCTCGTCCTGAGAGGGCCAGACCGATGACATCAGGCGCACACGAATATGCGGATACTGCTGATAGAACGCCGTCAGATTGGGAATCAGCCAGTGGCGCATAAAACTGGAGCCGCACTTCACAGTCAGCAGAGTCTGCTGATCCTTGCTGAACAACTCATTGGTAGACGCCTGCAGGTTATTAAATACATCGGTCAGCACCGGCAGGTAAGCCCGTGCCGCTTCGGTCAGTTCGAGCTTTCTGGGTTTTCGTATAAACAACTGAGTATCAAGATACTCCTCCAGCAGTTTCACCTGCTGACTGACCGCCCCCTGAGTTACATGCAGCTCTTCTGCCGCCCGGGTCAGGCTGCGTAACCGTGCGGCAGCCTCAAATGCCTTAAGCGCCTTCAGCGGCGGGAGTGGACGGCTGTTCAATCGCATATAAACCCCAGAAAAACTATCAATAAAACATCAAACCGATCTTGCTTTATAACAACACTGTATTACAAATGCATTGCAGCTACCTTTCAGTAATTACAAGTAATTCATTTAGTTGAGCGCACCCCTTCACTTCCCGGTACGACGTATAACATAGCACCCATTAACTTAGATTTTCTAACTCAATTCCCCAGTTATTCTGGCTTTTCACAACCCCGTTTATGGAGAGAATAAGCCTATTTGCTCTCCCGAGGTCGACCTATGGCACTGGTGATTTACGATTTAGACGATACCCTGCTCAACGAAGACTGCTCCCGGCTGTGGATTCGTTATCTGCACGACTCAGGACAGGCAGACGACAGCATCCTGCAGGAGGAGCAACGGCTGGATGCGCTTTATCGACAGGGTAAGCTGGATATGCGCGACTATCTGCAGATGCAGTTGCAGCCGCACATCGGCAAAACCCTGTGCGAAGCCACGCAGGGGCTGGAACAGTTCCTCGATGAGTACATTGAACCTCACTTCCGCCCGGCAGCGGTTGCCAATATCCGTC encodes the following:
- a CDS encoding response regulator transcription factor; this encodes MTNEIVLVVDDSPDALSLINDALEQAGMDVLVALEGRQALTISKRIRPDIILLDAIMPNMDGFETCRLLKDDPEMASIPVIFMTGLTDTADVVKGLEAGGVDYLTKPINPAELLARMRVHLNNARQAASAQTALDSSGQYLLTLSRAGEVIWGTPQAYALLAKAGIDRRWLEQHLPRQVESWFAPQDEDPAPVLKLSGLEYPLELKRLALQDNGELLLRLIDGQRLQGAELLCAKLAVTERESEVLHWIANGKTNREVAEILQMSPRTVNKHLEQIFPKLGVENRTAAAGVALRLLARE
- a CDS encoding ATP-binding protein, which codes for MSASQRIFKERRRYNRWVANQTLEDYALRFTAVSGRHMSISRVGMTALGATSFLALEGLAAAVTLSYGFSNTLWAMLAVCLVMFITGFPIAYYCARQGLDIDLLTRGAGFGYLGSTITSLIYASFTFIFFAIEAAILAGALKALFGIPLFLGYILCALAVIPIVTHGITAISRFQVATQYIWLSLQLAALLVVVLFEYQNLSGWTEFTLPDKPQGAGFDLALFGAAVSILIALVAQIGEQADYLRFMPPKNKDNRKQWWFWLILTGPGWVVPGLIKMLLGSFLAYLAYTQLLPMEQATDPTHMYQRVFLLLTDSPMLALILAAVMVIFCQMKINVTNAYAGSIAWSNFFSRVTHSHPGRVVWLVFNVSIALLLMELGIYQVLESILGSFAILALAWLGSLSADLLINKPLGLSPKEIEFKRAHLYDINPVGTGSMLISTLVGILAYLGVFGAEARHLCHFVTLLSCLICVPSLAWLTGGRYYRARQSDNLELYVEDPQQPGQPITCGVCENAFEMADMSYCPAYQRPICSLCCSLDVRCLDRCKPKTGISQRLLRSLYRYLKPDFVRGIYSRLGRFISLVVGVNALLAGLFLLIYSRVEPADEAQVAMLQSTLLAIYIVLFIVSGVIIWVFLLAHESRITAQRESNRQSLKLTREIDAHEQTDRELQRAKEFAERANEAKSRYLTGISHELRTPLQSILGYAQLLSDREDMPDNHRRGLQIIHRSGQYLTDLIEGLLDISKIEAGRLELLRNRVAFPELIDQLTQMFRMQAREKGLNLRLQIHDPLPDLIATDEKRLRQILINLLSNAVKYTPEGQIDFEVRYRNQVAEFLIRDTGPGIDSQYMERIFQPFERVRNSASANLPGTGLGLTIVKLLTEIMGGDLQVHSEPGQGSEFRVAVLLPWVSASQPEEVSAERIVGYEGYQRTLCVVDDDPVLRGLLSELLVPLGFNTLEAHDAASCLALLEHNRPDLFLLDISMPGISGLELAAELRQQGIREPVIMLSANVEEDRKQSGREVAYDEYLVKPVSNQILLETLAEYLQLSWVYHAQPDHKAALTEQGKAVTRQPQPLPGEHRLLLELKAYAEMGYQKGVVASLHKIEQEGLISEQAHRALHQLCENFQFETMAQHIEAGSV
- a CDS encoding LysR substrate-binding domain-containing protein; translation: MLRIPSLKALRVFQQAAELGSFKLAAQRLHVTQAAISQQIRALEADLGVQLFERLNREVRLTAAARQLLPYLQTAFSAIEEGVRGLSDDPNPDQLKITTISSFAARWLVPRLQRFQQSQPGLSCYVTTTMQIYDFSDNSQDLAIRFSPGRDDGLTQILLAEDYIVPLCHPHLLQRLQSGEMLQTEMPLLIDDSSDLAEVNPQFRALFGGEEQVALKMKDASILIDAALNGQGVAATRFSLAQDQVERGLLVPACPVYWPSPYRYYLVAPETYFLRHKVSEFQRWVQTEAEDLNRSWQCFSQTHHLRCAEPPVGSDPDNLA
- a CDS encoding DUF1127 domain-containing protein, giving the protein MINTACSAGLCQQKSKSFYLSKTVQILGGIQQKIQQWKHNHHSRKALARLDRRALSDIGLSRSDALTEARKPFWKP
- a CDS encoding NAD(P)/FAD-dependent oxidoreductase, giving the protein MKCYQDTSYWFTTLNHAQPHRPALEHDIEADVVIVGAGYTGLWTAYYLKQHAPDLSIAILEAETVGFGASGRNGGWLIGSCAGHEKYLAGLAPVAAARCRQLLLGIVDHVCGIISKEQIDCDYQRGGVVYAAARYPEQLQFQRHHLEHLYQAGYDETQFRWLNETELEELVRMRNPLGAIYSPYCATINPARLVKGLARVVEGLGVKIFEQTPVTAIRQGSVETRKGQVRSPVIVPALEGYARSVPGAKGQYLLPVQSLIVATEPLSAAQWDEVGLETRPAFSDGGRLVTYGQRTADGRLIFGARGAYLFGGKPQSRFALEDPEFQLRANLMRDIFPALEGVNVTHGWGGTLSISRRFAPHALFDRDSGLALAGGYGGEGVGASNLFARTLADLILQRETELTTMPWVQQNPQRHNLRRWEPEPFRWLAYKAIMAGCAWEESLCNHPHAATWKKRIASSTAGMLAGLME
- a CDS encoding nuclear transport factor 2 family protein; the encoded protein is MQEQKIRELMQTYRRCWMAGDLNAVLSLYHPDIRVNNVSEGLEIGPEAMADYVSLFLPTQPEEVLSPVDRIRVDGDTAILQWEIVMRQRKSGMLKSFAGVEIIQVKDEKIYRIREFSTPLNHLRTAQAGNKADPMACRIGLDQNRLGVVADDLQTYFDSSQAFLDPDLSLAQVAEATGYTRNQISYVLNHVLEISFYEYLNRARVEAILLQLQQPEPKGVTELAFSMGFNSVSTFYKAFKKRTGITPSAYLKQVSA
- a CDS encoding LysR substrate-binding domain-containing protein; protein product: MRLNSRPLPPLKALKAFEAAARLRSLTRAAEELHVTQGAVSQQVKLLEEYLDTQLFIRKPRKLELTEAARAYLPVLTDVFNNLQASTNELFSKDQQTLLTVKCGSSFMRHWLIPNLTAFYQQYPHIRVRLMSSVWPSQDEVAEADIEICNGFGDCSGLQVERLTWEKHIVVGSPEFVAANLLNDDPLKLMQLPLISVIGDRENWQQWFRRQNLSNWMPTPVLECDTTAAAIDAACHGVGFLLARNHILKPVLDRGELVQAHSFEVEAAGAHYLVLPNKPLTPKVTAFRDWVMATFQQPVGPINR